From Methanocella paludicola SANAE, a single genomic window includes:
- a CDS encoding energy-coupling factor ABC transporter ATP-binding protein: MQTVFDLRNVSYTYLGKFPALKDVTLRIDAGEHVAIMGANGSGKSTLLSILNALAYPTEGEFYAFGSPVTEEVFDSLEDNEQCRYFRKKVGFVFQNPDVQLFCSTVYDEVAFGPLQLDLSKEEVKKRTEDVLAMVGITGLRDRSPHTISGGEKKKVCLASVLSVNPDVLLLDEPTAGLDPRSQLWLIELLQELAHAGKTIVTATHDLDIIEQISTRAVVFGEDHMLKVDTDSHKVMADLELLKQHNLIHRHMHRHGNLEHQHLHSHDKEHTHEHIR; encoded by the coding sequence ATGCAAACGGTATTCGACTTACGCAACGTATCGTACACCTATCTCGGGAAGTTCCCGGCGCTCAAGGACGTCACCCTGAGGATTGACGCGGGCGAGCACGTGGCCATCATGGGCGCCAACGGGAGTGGCAAGTCCACGCTGCTCTCGATCCTGAATGCCCTCGCCTATCCGACGGAGGGCGAGTTCTACGCTTTCGGCAGCCCCGTCACGGAGGAGGTCTTCGACTCCCTGGAGGACAACGAGCAGTGCCGCTATTTCCGGAAAAAGGTGGGCTTCGTGTTCCAGAACCCCGACGTACAGCTGTTCTGCTCGACCGTCTACGACGAAGTGGCCTTCGGCCCCCTGCAGCTGGACCTGTCGAAGGAGGAAGTCAAGAAGCGCACGGAGGACGTCCTGGCCATGGTCGGCATTACGGGCCTCCGGGACCGCTCGCCGCACACTATCAGCGGCGGCGAGAAGAAGAAAGTGTGCCTGGCGTCTGTGCTTTCCGTTAATCCGGATGTGCTTCTCCTAGACGAGCCCACGGCGGGCCTGGACCCGAGGAGCCAGCTCTGGCTCATCGAGCTCCTACAGGAGCTGGCCCATGCGGGCAAGACCATCGTCACCGCCACCCACGATCTCGATATCATCGAGCAGATCAGCACCCGGGCAGTCGTGTTCGGCGAGGACCACATGCTCAAGGTGGATACCGACTCTCACAAGGTGATGGCCGACCTCGAATTACTCAAGCAGCATAACCTGATCCACCGGCACATGCACCGCCACGGGAACCTGGAACACCAGCACCTGCACTCACATGATAAGGAGCATACGCACGAGCATATCCGCTGA
- the cbiM gene encoding cobalt transporter CbiM, with product MHIPDGYLGPITYIALFIIMVPIWLYAGYRVRKDLRSKQVPLLALSAAFTFVIMMFNVPIPGGSTGHAVGGAIIGIILGPWAAIVSISVALIIQAFVFGDGGITAIGANCFNMGVVMPIVGYYTYKLISGNSDIKSVRRIAAAVIAGYLSLVIASGFAGFEFGIQPYLYPAVNGQFPYMPYDLSVTLPAMLGEHILFFGVLEALITGLVFVYFQRNTPELLENKKSKKAMLDKVPV from the coding sequence ATGCATATCCCTGATGGATATCTAGGTCCAATAACATATATAGCACTGTTCATAATAATGGTCCCGATCTGGCTATATGCGGGATACAGGGTAAGGAAAGACCTGAGGTCTAAGCAGGTACCGCTGCTGGCATTATCGGCGGCTTTTACGTTCGTTATCATGATGTTCAACGTCCCGATCCCGGGCGGCAGCACCGGGCACGCCGTCGGCGGCGCCATCATCGGCATCATCCTGGGCCCCTGGGCCGCCATCGTGTCGATCTCGGTCGCGCTCATCATCCAGGCCTTCGTCTTCGGCGACGGCGGCATCACGGCCATCGGGGCGAACTGCTTCAACATGGGTGTCGTCATGCCCATCGTGGGCTACTATACCTATAAGCTGATAAGCGGTAACTCGGATATTAAGTCCGTCCGCAGGATCGCAGCGGCGGTCATCGCGGGCTACCTATCGCTCGTGATCGCCTCCGGCTTCGCGGGCTTCGAGTTCGGCATACAGCCTTACTTATATCCGGCAGTGAACGGCCAGTTCCCGTACATGCCGTACGACCTGAGCGTGACCCTGCCGGCGATGCTCGGCGAGCACATCCTGTTCTTCGGCGTGCTCGAAGCGCTCATAACCGGCCTCGTCTTCGTTTACTTCCAGCGTAACACGCCCGAGCTGCTCGAAAATAAAAAATCAAAAAAAGCTATGCTGGATAAAGTTCCTGTGTGA
- a CDS encoding PDGLE domain-containing protein, with protein sequence MDNSTKIIIAALIVLVIFTPLGLLAVGETFGEWGLEYFEEKLGYVPPGLESLSSIWGAPLPDYGIPGLGDTTVGAAAGYIASAIIGSVVSVGLIYGLGKILVKDNSS encoded by the coding sequence ATGGACAATTCGACTAAAATTATCATCGCCGCGCTCATCGTGCTCGTGATCTTCACCCCTCTCGGGCTGCTGGCGGTAGGCGAGACGTTCGGAGAATGGGGCTTAGAATACTTTGAAGAAAAGCTTGGCTATGTACCGCCGGGCCTCGAAAGCCTGTCCTCGATTTGGGGCGCGCCATTGCCCGACTATGGGATCCCGGGCCTTGGCGATACGACGGTGGGAGCAGCGGCAGGATACATCGCGTCGGCCATCATCGGAAGTGTCGTCAGCGTGGGACTGATCTACGGGCTGGGCAAGATCCTGGTTAAAGATAACTCCAGTTAG
- a CDS encoding nucleoside 2-deoxyribosyltransferase, which translates to MRIFLSGPFFNDEEVRRIGRVKDSLEGLGFEVYSTSHRNPPIDLGSKVQKNRRFRLLCQEIEKSDGVFAVLDGKDAGTIWEMGYAFALGKPVAAFVEQDRYYSLMIDSSAHVVYGSGELDNRLEEFYRTGKPKKGLGPAASLHE; encoded by the coding sequence ATGAGGATATTTTTATCCGGACCTTTCTTTAATGACGAGGAGGTCCGGCGCATCGGCCGCGTTAAGGACTCCCTCGAAGGGCTTGGATTCGAAGTATACAGCACGTCCCATCGCAACCCGCCCATCGACCTGGGCAGTAAAGTCCAAAAGAACAGGCGGTTCAGGCTCCTTTGCCAGGAGATCGAGAAGAGCGACGGCGTGTTCGCGGTGCTCGATGGTAAGGATGCCGGGACGATATGGGAAATGGGCTATGCGTTCGCCCTGGGGAAGCCGGTGGCCGCATTTGTAGAGCAGGATCGGTACTATTCATTAATGATCGATAGTTCTGCACACGTTGTCTACGGATCCGGCGAACTCGATAACAGGCTTGAAGAGTTTTACCGGACGGGTAAACCGAAAAAGGGGCTGGGCCCCGCCGCGTCTCTGCACGAGTAG
- a CDS encoding PDGLE domain-containing protein — MDKLTRNILIVLALLILLTPLGLLAAGETFGEWSLEGLKERIGYVPPGMSGLSQLWNAPMPDYGIPGLGDTTIGGTIGYVVSAVVGVLVCIGAVYLLGKLVAKNDDKE, encoded by the coding sequence ATGGATAAGTTGACGCGCAATATCCTCATCGTCCTGGCCTTGCTGATCCTTTTAACGCCGCTCGGGCTGCTCGCCGCCGGCGAGACGTTCGGCGAATGGAGCCTGGAGGGGCTGAAGGAAAGGATCGGTTACGTGCCTCCGGGGATGAGCGGCCTATCCCAATTATGGAACGCCCCGATGCCCGATTATGGCATACCCGGCCTGGGCGATACGACTATCGGCGGTACTATCGGCTACGTTGTTTCGGCCGTCGTGGGAGTGCTGGTCTGCATCGGCGCCGTCTATTTGCTGGGTAAGCTGGTAGCTAAGAACGACGATAAAGAATGA
- the cbiQ gene encoding cobalt ECF transporter T component CbiQ: MIPEWMKEVNVGPSPCCSVSAGKKNFVGKTLSGIFNFLEETIASEGYARKSGLLQSLDPRVKLISIVTLIVAVTMVTDWRLMLLVYALTLVFAAASRIGVWFFIKRVWLFIPIFTGIIALPMIFNVFFPGDSLFTLVTLGPGARLGPFALPETIAITRQGTMGAISFTLRVATCVSAAVLLFLTTPRDKLFKSLRSVGTPRVYVLTLDMCYRYIFLLTDIVKSFYTAKKSRTIKNLPLLEEQKWVGGRIGYTLVKSLDMAEKVHGAMVSRGFNGDVKLLEDFAMKPRDYVAIVTVVGFSVLLILYSHQIIRI; this comes from the coding sequence ATGATACCCGAATGGATGAAAGAGGTCAACGTCGGTCCCAGCCCCTGTTGCTCGGTCTCGGCAGGTAAAAAAAATTTCGTCGGCAAGACGCTGAGCGGTATCTTTAATTTCCTCGAGGAGACCATCGCCTCCGAGGGCTATGCCCGGAAGAGCGGGCTTTTGCAGAGCCTGGACCCGCGGGTCAAGCTGATCTCGATCGTCACCCTGATCGTGGCGGTGACCATGGTCACGGACTGGCGGCTGATGCTTCTCGTCTACGCGCTGACGCTCGTGTTCGCCGCCGCGAGCCGGATCGGGGTCTGGTTCTTTATCAAGCGCGTCTGGCTGTTCATACCGATCTTCACGGGTATCATCGCCCTGCCCATGATCTTCAACGTCTTCTTCCCGGGAGACAGCCTGTTCACCCTCGTCACGCTGGGGCCGGGAGCCAGGCTCGGGCCTTTTGCGCTGCCCGAGACCATCGCGATCACGAGGCAGGGGACGATGGGCGCCATCTCGTTCACGCTGCGGGTGGCCACCTGCGTGTCGGCCGCCGTCCTGCTCTTCCTGACGACGCCCCGGGATAAGCTCTTCAAGTCGCTGAGGTCGGTCGGCACGCCCAGGGTCTACGTGCTGACGCTCGACATGTGCTACCGGTACATCTTCCTGCTGACGGACATAGTCAAGTCCTTTTACACGGCGAAGAAGAGCCGGACGATAAAGAACCTGCCGCTACTGGAAGAGCAAAAGTGGGTGGGCGGCCGCATCGGCTATACGCTGGTCAAGTCGCTCGACATGGCGGAAAAGGTCCACGGCGCCATGGTGTCGCGAGGCTTCAATGGCGACGTGAAGCTCCTGGAGGACTTTGCCATGAAGCCCCGGGACTACGTGGCGATCGTCACCGTCGTCGGTTTCAGCGTATTGCTGATCCTCTACTCCCACCAGATCATAAGGATTTAG